The following are from one region of the Rhipicephalus microplus isolate Deutch F79 chromosome 1, USDA_Rmic, whole genome shotgun sequence genome:
- the LOC119178494 gene encoding G-protein coupled receptor Mth2 isoform X1, whose translation MPTRTPLRELELFIQGVEVAPLSFRPLIHIEFPISPNCRHHVTTTDIKPTPGRSEKRRSKADRTWCVSRLELRASSCGCRAAVTSFAERRLIIEQDHWWEREKLLQISHTRKRRGGPRQPRSRPDVAGGGRRARRRMAISMFLDSIYLNWVQRRFQNATPEARSLLRAARVSLPSEAADAPSAGGPLNAYLARNPVLQLLQNNHSWLALLGNSSAIGADNFAVRVSNGSRAGSYYDHGLTALYPYLAVAMAVSLMFLALICVAYCALPELRSTHGKNLLSLSGCFIVLYVGLIVDFTLRSVLPRRMCLAVAVVQHTSFLAVFFWTNVMAFDVWQAIVTLRPLSNPRLREDHYWQYAVYAWTATAAVSAPAFVLHFTELVPEAYRPRFGEVRCWLSGQLAYALYFNLPVGIILLCNVVIFGLTAWALYRAKTLQRVTLQAKQHKKMFYLYVKLSVVMGIIWVFEFIPWITGYYRLYGLAGMLNSLHGIYLFFIFVFKRKTLAQLRQRLSCCGKRTVKPTLSKKYSSSTLTSVSNCALSSGP comes from the exons ATGCCAACCAGGACGCCCCTTCGGGAACTCGAGCTATTTATACAAGGCGTCGAGGTTGCGCCGCTTTCGTTCCGCCCACTGATTCATATAGAGTTCCCCATTTCGCCCAACTGCCGTCACCACGTCACCACCACCGATATAAAACCAACACCAGGAAGGTCAGAGAAGCGCAGAAGCAAAGCGGATCGCACCTGGTGCGTTAGTAGACTCGAGCTCCGGGCATCCAGCTGCGGCTGCCGGGCCGCAGTCACCAGTTTCGCAGAGCGCCGCCTTATCATTGAGCAAGATCACTGGTGGGAAAGAGAGAAGCTGCTGCAAATATCGCACACACGTAAACG GCGCGGGGGCCCGCGACAGCCCAGAAGCCGGCCGGATGTGGCCGGCGGCGGGCGGCGTGCGAGGAGGCGCATGGCCATCAGCATGTTCTTGGACAGCATCTACCTCAACTGGGTCCAGCGACGCTTCCAGAACGCCACGCCCGAGGCCCGCAGCCTGCTGCGCGCCGCGCGCGTCTCGCTGCCCAGCGAGGCCGCGGACGCGCCCAGCGCGGGCGGGCCGCTCAACGCGTACCTGGCGCGAAACCCTGTGCTGCAGCTTCTGCAGAACAACCACTCATGGCTCGCGCTGCTCGGCAACTCGTCGGCCATCGGCGCCGACAACTTCGCGGTGCGCGTGAGCAACGGCAGCCGCGCCGGCTCCTACTACGACCACGGCCTGACCGCACTCTACCCGTACCTGGCCGTCGCCATGGCCGTGTCACTCATGTTCCTCGCGCTCATCTGCGTCGCCTACTGCGCCCTGCCCGAGCTGCGCAGCACGCACGGCAAGAACCTGCTCTCCCTGTCCGGCTGCTTCATCGTGCTCTACGTGGGCCTCATCGTGGACTtcacgctgcgctcggtgctgcCGCGGCGCATGTGCCTGGCCGTGGCTGTGGTGCAGCACACCAGCTTCCTCGCGGTGTTCTTCTGGACGAACGTGATGGCGTTCGACGTGTGGCAGGCCATTGTGACGTTGCGGCCGCTGTCCAATCCGCGCCTGCGCGAGGACCACTACTGGCAGTACGCGGTGTACGCGTGGACCGCCACGGCGGCCGTGTCGGCGCCCGCGTTCGTGCTGCACTTCACCGAGCTGGTGCCGGAGGCGTACCGGCCCCGGTTCGGTGAGGTGCGCTGCTGGCTCAGCGGCCAGCTCGCCTACGCGCTCTACTTCAACCTGCCCGTCGGCATCATACTGCTCTGCAACGTGGTCATCTTCGGCCTCACCGCGTGGGCCCTGTACCGGGCGAAGACGCTGCAGAGGGTCACCCTGCAGGCCAAGCAGCACAAGAAAAT GTTCTACCTGTACGTGAAGCTCTCGGTTGTCATGGGCATCATCTGGGTGTTTGAGTTCATCCCATGGATTACGGGCTACTACAGGCTGTACGGACTCGCCGGCATGCTCAACTCCCTGCACGGCATCTACCTgttcttcatttttgttttcaagcGCAAGACGCTTGCGCAGCTGCGCCAGCGTCTCAGCTGCTGTGGCAAAAGGACGGTGAAACCCACCCTCTCCAAGAAATACTCGTCCAGCACGCTGACGTCCGTCTCCAACTGCGCGCTCAGCTCGGGGCCTTAG
- the LOC119178494 gene encoding G-protein coupled receptor Mth2 isoform X2 has translation MAISMFLDSIYLNWVQRRFQNATPEARSLLRAARVSLPSEAADAPSAGGPLNAYLARNPVLQLLQNNHSWLALLGNSSAIGADNFAVRVSNGSRAGSYYDHGLTALYPYLAVAMAVSLMFLALICVAYCALPELRSTHGKNLLSLSGCFIVLYVGLIVDFTLRSVLPRRMCLAVAVVQHTSFLAVFFWTNVMAFDVWQAIVTLRPLSNPRLREDHYWQYAVYAWTATAAVSAPAFVLHFTELVPEAYRPRFGEVRCWLSGQLAYALYFNLPVGIILLCNVVIFGLTAWALYRAKTLQRVTLQAKQHKKMFYLYVKLSVVMGIIWVFEFIPWITGYYRLYGLAGMLNSLHGIYLFFIFVFKRKTLAQLRQRLSCCGKRTVKPTLSKKYSSSTLTSVSNCALSSGP, from the exons ATGGCCATCAGCATGTTCTTGGACAGCATCTACCTCAACTGGGTCCAGCGACGCTTCCAGAACGCCACGCCCGAGGCCCGCAGCCTGCTGCGCGCCGCGCGCGTCTCGCTGCCCAGCGAGGCCGCGGACGCGCCCAGCGCGGGCGGGCCGCTCAACGCGTACCTGGCGCGAAACCCTGTGCTGCAGCTTCTGCAGAACAACCACTCATGGCTCGCGCTGCTCGGCAACTCGTCGGCCATCGGCGCCGACAACTTCGCGGTGCGCGTGAGCAACGGCAGCCGCGCCGGCTCCTACTACGACCACGGCCTGACCGCACTCTACCCGTACCTGGCCGTCGCCATGGCCGTGTCACTCATGTTCCTCGCGCTCATCTGCGTCGCCTACTGCGCCCTGCCCGAGCTGCGCAGCACGCACGGCAAGAACCTGCTCTCCCTGTCCGGCTGCTTCATCGTGCTCTACGTGGGCCTCATCGTGGACTtcacgctgcgctcggtgctgcCGCGGCGCATGTGCCTGGCCGTGGCTGTGGTGCAGCACACCAGCTTCCTCGCGGTGTTCTTCTGGACGAACGTGATGGCGTTCGACGTGTGGCAGGCCATTGTGACGTTGCGGCCGCTGTCCAATCCGCGCCTGCGCGAGGACCACTACTGGCAGTACGCGGTGTACGCGTGGACCGCCACGGCGGCCGTGTCGGCGCCCGCGTTCGTGCTGCACTTCACCGAGCTGGTGCCGGAGGCGTACCGGCCCCGGTTCGGTGAGGTGCGCTGCTGGCTCAGCGGCCAGCTCGCCTACGCGCTCTACTTCAACCTGCCCGTCGGCATCATACTGCTCTGCAACGTGGTCATCTTCGGCCTCACCGCGTGGGCCCTGTACCGGGCGAAGACGCTGCAGAGGGTCACCCTGCAGGCCAAGCAGCACAAGAAAAT GTTCTACCTGTACGTGAAGCTCTCGGTTGTCATGGGCATCATCTGGGTGTTTGAGTTCATCCCATGGATTACGGGCTACTACAGGCTGTACGGACTCGCCGGCATGCTCAACTCCCTGCACGGCATCTACCTgttcttcatttttgttttcaagcGCAAGACGCTTGCGCAGCTGCGCCAGCGTCTCAGCTGCTGTGGCAAAAGGACGGTGAAACCCACCCTCTCCAAGAAATACTCGTCCAGCACGCTGACGTCCGTCTCCAACTGCGCGCTCAGCTCGGGGCCTTAG